Proteins from one Phaenicophaeus curvirostris isolate KB17595 chromosome 16, BPBGC_Pcur_1.0, whole genome shotgun sequence genomic window:
- the VASN gene encoding vasorin — MSRLILCALLLLAPQEPARACPAGCQCHDPRTILCAARRGQTVPRRLPPNTLSLYVFENGITTLSEDSFAGLPALQLLDLSQNKITSIQKNVFQPLTELVNLDLSSNQLQEITNETFHGLRLLERLYLQRNRIQHIDAAAFDTLENLLELKLQNNQLWAVPPLDLPNLLLLDISWNKIPAIAPGAFHAINIESLKIAGLGLTSLDEELFQVQNNLHELDVSDNLLERVPAVLRRLGSLTKLSLAGNTHISQLPAEDFHNLHNLQELDISNLNINTIPRDFSSFFPRLRALMAAGNPFNCICQMSWLVQWVNTTGVVLRRPEETRCHFPPKNSGKLLHHLQYSDFGCPTTTTTLRPATLRPTTLLLPPAPLPTSPRRSPPPPSTVAPTAVARRPQDSSTLGPFSSPPAPTSPPPPLCPPRTCLNGGTCRLGTQNLLECLCPVGFAGTYCEEEVRMTPTPSPATPAPPPGRQISITQVGSTSLKVDLQNYIQSKAQLKGIRLSYRNLSGPDKRPVMLRLPASLSEYTVRALKPNCTYRVCIGPLAEKVSKEEHCAEAQTLPMSHQQHSPVTQSKDSNLTLIIVPALAAVLLLVVVVTAGTYYRRHRRAKAHAGTGVDAGPLELEGVKACLENGDLSGHSCKVVPEAAMLSAGSECEVPLMQSHYPSNNNTPGLKPSYF; from the coding sequence ATGAGCCGGCTGATCCTCTGCgcgctgctgctcctggcaccccagGAGCCGGCCAGGGCATGTCCCGCGGGCTGCCAGTGCCACGACCCCAGGACCATCCTGTGTGCGGCCAGGCGGGGCCAGACAGTGCCCCGCAGGCTGCCCCCCAACACCCTCTCGCTCTACGTCTTTGAGAACGGCATCACGACGCTCAGCGAGGACAGCTTTGCGGGCCTGCCCGCCCTCCAGCTTCTGGACCTCTCGCAAAATAAGATCACCAGCATCCAGAAAAATGTCTTCCAACCCCTGACGGAGCTCGTCAACTTGGACCTGTCCTCCAACCAGCTGCAGGAGATCACCAATGAGACCTTCCATGGGCTGCGGCTGCTGGAGCGGCTTTACCTGCAGAGGAACAGGATCCAGCACATCGACGCTGCTGCCTTCGACACGCTAGAGAACCTGCTGGAGCTGAAGCTGCAGAACAACCAGCTCTGGGCTGTGCCCCCCCTTGACCTGCCCAACCTCCTGCTGCTGGACATCAGCTGGAACAAGATCCCTGCGATTGCACCAGGGGCTTTCCACGCCATCAACATAGAGTCCCTCAAGATCGCAGGGCTGGGCCTGACGAGCTTAGATGAGGAGCTCTTCCAGGTCCAGAACAACCTCCACGAGCTGGACGTCTCCGACAACCTGCTGGAGCGCGTCCCAGCCGTGCTGCGGCGCCTGGGGAGCCTCACCAAGCTCAGCCTGGCTGGCAACACCCACATCTCCCAGTTGCCGGCCGAGGACTTCCATAACCTTCACAACCTTCAGGAGCTGGACATCAGCAACCTCAACATCAACACCATCCCTCGGgacttctccagcttcttcccCAGGCTGCGGGCCCTGATGGCCGCTGGGAACCCTTTCAACTGCATCTGCCAGATGAGCTGGCTGGTGCAGTGGGTGAACACCACCGGCGTGGTCCTCCGGCGGCCCGAGGAGACGCGCTGCCACTTCCCCCCCAAGAACTCCGGCAAGCTCCTGCACCACCTGCAATACTCAGACTTCGGctgccccaccaccaccacaacgCTGCGCCCTGCCACGCTGCGCCCCACCacgctgctgctgccacctgcGCCGCTCCCCACCAGCCCCCGACGATCTCCACCGCCGCCCAGCACCGTGGCTCCCACTGCGGTGGCCAGACGCCCCCAGGACAGCTCTACGCTGGGGCCCTTCAGCAGCCCCCCGGCCCCCACCAGCCCCCCGCCACCCCTCTGTCCCCCTCGCACGTGTCTGAACGGCGGCACTTGTCGTCTGGGCACCCAGAACCTCCTGGAGTGCCTGTGCCCGGTGGGCTTTGCCGGGACGTACTGTGAGGAGGAGGTGAGGATGACACCGACGCCGTCCCCGGCCACCCCGGCCCCACCGCCCGGGCGGCAGATCAGCATCACGCAGGTGGGCAGCACCTCCCTCAAAGTGGATTTGCAGAACTACATCCAGTCCAAAGCGCAGCTGAAGGGCATCCGTTTGAGCTACCGAAACCTCTCCGGGCCGGATAAGCGGCCGGTGATGCTGCGTTTGCCAGCTTCGCTCTCTGAGTACACAGTGCGGGCGCTGAAGCCCAACTGCACCTACCGCGTGTGCATCGGGCCGCTGGCGGAGAAGGTCTCCAAGGAGGAACATTGCGCTGAGGCGCAGACCTTGCCCATGAGCCACCAGCAGCACTCCCCGGTCACCCAGAGCAAGGACAGCAACCTCACCCTCATCATCGTCCCCGCGCTGGCCGCCgtcctgctgctggtggtggtggtgacgGCCGGCACGTACTATCGCCGGCACCGCCGCGCCAAGGCGCACGCCGGCACCGGGGTGGACGCCGGTCCCCTGGAGTTGGAAGGGGTGAAAGCCTGCCTGGAAAATGGGGATTTGAGCGGTCACAGCTGCAAGGTGGTACCTGAGGCGGCGATGCTTTCTGCTGGCTCCGAGTGCGAAGTCCCGCTCATGCAGTCGCACTATCCCAGCAACAACAACACCCCAGGGCTCAAACCCTCCTATTTCTGA